The Brassica napus cultivar Da-Ae chromosome C7, Da-Ae, whole genome shotgun sequence genomic interval ATTGTGTTCAGGTGAGGGAGAAATCTCTGCATAGTTTGAAGATCAGATTGCCTGAGATCTTCAGGGCATTGTCTGATTATGCTCACGCTTGTGCTGACTCTTACGAGAAGCTCAGAATCATATCTCAGGCTCAGAAAGCCACTTCATCTTCCTGAACCAGTTTTAGTTCTTTTTAGACCCAAGAAAAGATGAAAACATGTTTGAATAGTTTTGTAGTAGTTGTAACTTATTAGTGCTGTCTTGCAGAAACGTTGGTAAAAATAGTACAACTGGTTTGAGGAAGTAATATTTGAACCCACGCCCTCTCACAAGGACCAGAACTTGAGCCTGGCGCCTTAGACCACTCGTCCACCTTGACTGTTACCAACATTTTTGGACagtgaaatacagataatgaaACATCAATACAATAATATGGACTAGTCTAAAACATCTCCAGAGAACACAATTCAAGAAACAAATACACAAGGAAACTTTAAAATACTGAGCATCCTATATAGGCGATAGTGAGCAAGTAAGATCTACATTGTTGGGAATGTAGTACATCCTCATAGAACATAAGAAAAACTATCCCGGCTCCCAAGTCCTAAACCCTCTGCGGTCTCTCCCTCCACCAGCATCCAAAAAGAGACAAAACGATAACTGGTCCTTTTACCATTTCTTCAACAACATAGACGTTTGTTTACAAACTAGCAGAGAGCTGAGTTCCTAGTTAGTCTTTGCCTCATCCTGTTTTTGGCACCAAACTGGATCTTTTCCTCCGAGTCTTCCTTGCTTTTCTCGATCTCCTTCACATCACCATTGTCGCTTTCAGGTGCTCCTTCCTCTGTTTTAGAAATATCACTTTGTTGCTCTATTCCTTCCTCGTCATCTCTATCCGTTTCACTGATCAAGAAAAGAAGTGAATGATGAGTTCCCTCCCTCATGCTAAAGATCTTCACTCAGACCcactcaaaatatttttgatttttccaAGTTCTACAACAACAGGTGAGAGGGATCAACAGTTTTCACATTCTAGTTCATCAGATTATCTGAGAATTGATTTAGCCAATTGAAAATACTAACTAAAACTAGATAAGCTCCCTTAACAAAGCAGTCAAGCTCTTACTCTGTATCCTCAACAGCATCTGTGATCATTTTGTCATACTCGTCTGCGTAATAAGATATGCAAACTCATAAGCCACGAGTAACGGGATCAAATAAGAGGAAGCAACACAAGTAAAATGACTTTACCAAAGGTGTAAGTAACAGGCTTGCGGTTACGACAAGAACGGGTAAAGCGGATAGGACGGGATATGTTGGCACTAACGAACATCTCTTGCCTCATCTTCTTTTTGATGGCTCTTTCTTTTTTCTGTTAACATGATATAGCAGATGTGCATAAGCGTAAAGAACAAAGTTGAGGGATGTAGCTAACAGTGGAAAACGTACTTTATGAAATTTCTCAACAACGGGTATGGCATCTGTCTCAATCGTCTTGCCGACAGCAGCCAAAGAAGATGATTTGCTTGATGATAACTCTCTCTGCCATTACAGCATATCAgtatcatttttttcaaaaaaaaaaaaagcatatcagtatcattaaaaaaaggaaatgaaACCATTTAATAAATCTTAAAGACTAGAAGCAGAAACAAAAAATCGAAAAGCTTACAGCAACTCTTTGAAATTCATCTAGATTGGTTGCTTCAGTTTCCCAGCAGAAACAGGATGCATGTGAGAACACATTCTTCCTCGCTTTGGCGCTTTTTGAGATTTCATTGACTTCCTTATATAATCTGTACCCCAGGATGTCATTACCATCAAACCTagaacagaaaaaaaacaattaaagttAGTCAAACCCAAATGTAAAAATATCGAAAGACGTAAATAGGACATGTAATGTAACTACCAGTAAGAAGTCTTCTTTCCATCTCCTCCCAACTTCCTTTTGCCGAAACATGGATTCAGAGCTCCTTCATTGGCATTATCTTGAATATACTTGCGAGCATCATCTTGCTATATCATCAACCaatggaaacaaacaaacaaacaaaaaacttgtAAGAAAAAGTAGCAAATGAAATGTAACCATAATATATAGTTCAAATACTAAATTAAAAGAAGATATTACTTGGGCTCGAAGCTCACAAAGTGCTTTCAGAAACTGCAGGCGATCAGTAGGGTCAAGTCCTTTGTATCCAGATATTTCCTCCCTAACcataaagaagagaagaaagttgTTACCAACACCATAAGCATTACAACCTGAAGCAATAAATAATGCGCAAGATTTAACATCATTTAACCAATACCCTTTGTTAGCGGTTACAGGAATTTCACCATTGGCAATCTGCAATAATGGTATCACATGAGTCAAATAAGGAAAAACCATAACCTGTTTCAAAAACAGATATAAACATACAACAAGTTCCACTATGGGCCTTACCGATGGCCACCATGGATCGAGTTTCTTACACAACGCAGTGATCCATGCATCTCCTCCGTCCTCAAGCGATTTATTATTCACCGGTGGTATTCCCTGTCGAAAATCAGATCcaggtgtttttttttcttatgggCAATAATAAACAAACTTGTGTGCATGGTTCACAAATAATcaaaaagagattttttttgttaaacttaagctataggttttttttttctcagtacAGCAAAATATGTTAAGAGCTCAATAATAGATAAAGTCGAGACCTTTAGAAGTGCAATGTGAAGCTGAGCATTTGTAGCGTCGGAATCGATGATACCCATCTCAATCTCTTCAGCTGTTACCTTTAAGTTTTCCGAGATAAGTGGTCGAAAGACCTGTCACAGCAACATCCAAATCACATGACCAATGTTAGAAACGTTTACTTCTCAGTTGAAATTTATGCAACAAGCAGCGAAATCTCTCACAAAAGCCCTGGAATCTAAACACGCAAAGAGGTTCGTTCATACATTGAGGAAGTTAAGAACGGAAGCAAGTTCCCAGCTTCCACGCAAGTGCTTTACTGCTGCGTCTGAGGGCGAATCCTGGTCGTCCGACAGAATCGTCAAGTCGTCGACGCAGTTTTCCAACACCGGTTCGGGTTCTGTGGTCGCGACCGTTGGTCTCTGGCGGAGAGTCACCATATTCAGAGagggtgagagagagagagaagatgaaagggCTTTGTGGGGAGTGGGAATATTAATAAATGGAGAATTTTTTTTAGGAGAATTCTCCCGCCCACTGGAGGGATGCTTTCTACAATTTACTATTTTACCGCTCAGCCCCACCCCCATcctagggttaatttttttccCTTTAATTCCttaattcttaaaattttagtattttacttTTGCTAATACGAGATTGTAGTTCAACAGCTGTACAATTTCTTTCTTGAACCGTAGATAGTTTGATTCCTTATAATATAAGTAGTATCTCCATACGAATCATGCAACCGTATGGTCAAACATCTCTGGTCATTGTATATTCGTTAAACTATATATACCACATGTTCAACAAACCCTTGGACATTTATTCATTGTTATTTATTATATCTTTCACTTCAATCCGAATAGGCGAATATAATTAACCAtgaggtgtgtgtgtgtgtgtgtgtgactgTAGAGTCATCCACTTGTATTTTCTGAATTCACCACTCCGTGTTAAAAGTTTATGGTAATAGCAAACGTCAAATCTAAATACAAAACCAAGCCAGTGAATCTTTTTTGgacattttatattatttctttaCCTGATGAAGTTTTTTTCTTCCTATAGAGCATGCTTCCCCTGATCCCCTCCTACATGAGACAGGAGGAACCGTTTTAGGTATAAAAATGAATTTAGCAGTTCCATGTCAAGATAAAGAGGAGAGTTTAAATTCTGATCAGTACCGCATCTAGCTAGCCTCGGTTGCTTAACATGTCAAGGATGGTGTAAGCAGCTTTCTGGAACTGTTCTTTCTCTTCCTCGAGAACCCTTTTCTTCTCCATTGCATAATCCTTTGATTTCTCAATCTCCTCCTTTATTCCAACTGAGTTTTGATCGATCTCACTGCATGGTTTTTTTTCCAACCAAGAGAAAAAGAGGTAATGAATAAGAGCACTCAGCAGTATCCACTAGTTAGGTAATATACTTACTTGACCAACTTGAGCATATTCTCCATTCCCATCTGAACTTGCTGCGACATTTCTGCCAAATTGAAATGCATCAGGGGACCAGTGATTGCTAGAAAGTTGAACAACAGAATCTAAACGCATTGTTCATAAAGAAATATAGAGAAAACATGTAATCGTCGGTCTACTCATGCTATTTGTATAAAGCCAAAGGGACACAAAGATACAGGTAAAAGGTTGCACATCAAATCTAATACACATTGTTCAAAAACGAACCGGAGAAAACATTAACCTGTAATCTCAGTCCCAGCACTTATCTAATCCATGAATAAAATAACATTGACCACGGCTATAGTATCACACCTACACTACAGTTATTTTCATCTACGAGAGAAGCAACTAACAATGGCGGTTTCTAATAAACATCTCAGCACGAGAAGAAACGCGAATTCGAATTTAGATCAAGCGATTAAGCCAATTTTGACAACGAATCGTAGTAGTTTTTTGCGATAAGCGAGTATGAAAACGGAACTCCTGATTCCTATGGCAGTCTCCAAATGTTGCTTATGAATGAAAAGATTATCGGGAAAATGGAGGAAACAAACCGAATACGAGAGATGCCAGATCCGATTCAGCTTGCTGAGGAACCAGCTCCGCACAACTCTGCGCCGGTGATTCCGCCATTATAGCTGTCAGAGAGATATTTCGAAGACGAGTGATGAGTGTATTTGTGACTTGTTGTGAGGGTGCCGATTTGTTTGAAGACGAGTGCGAGTGTTTTGGGCTTGGCCCATTTTAAAAACTCCGGAGCTATGCCACAACTTTgcaattttgaataattaaaaatcattaaacattTGGATTGTAATTATAATTAGTttacatatttacaaaaaacaaaGGGTCTCAAACATGAAGCTTATCTCTATGATGTAGACACGTATCAAatattttctgaatattttGTGTTATTAAGCATATAAATCACCTAAACATGATAAAACTTTTagaaatcataaatatttaattatataataattaagtaGAATTATATAGTTTGGGTGGTTTTAGatggttttttatattttgtaatttaaatgataaggttAGTAGCTTGGTGGGGACAAGAGGTGATCGTGTGATATGTGCGGTCAAATGGTTACCACCGTTCGTTCTTATTAATGAACCTGAAAAAGGCTTAACAAACAAGaatcatatataataataaaattatgtgAAGTTAAAAATAAACACACACATGCAAATCTATTAAAGGAGACAAGTCCTACACTTTGTCCTATAGATTTGCAGCTTGCTGTCTCAAACAAATTCCCTCTGGCTCTAAACAATCTCGTTTCAACACATGCCCTTTTCTAGTCTCTACAATAGATCGATCAGTTCACCGGTGGCTGCGAGGAGGAGCCGCCCTGTTAAGCACTCGGAGACGGCTGCGGCGCTGGTGGAAGAGACGGCGCCGATGGTGGAGAAAACGGTGATATCTGAGGTGG includes:
- the LOC106410914 gene encoding DDT domain-containing protein DDR4-like; protein product: MVTLRQRPTVATTEPEPVLENCVDDLTILSDDQDSPSDAAVKHLRGSWELASVLNFLNVFRPLISENLKVTAEEIEMGIIDSDATNAQLHIALLKGIPPVNNKSLEDGGDAWITALCKKLDPWWPSIANGEIPVTANKGEEISGYKGLDPTDRLQFLKALCELRAQQDDARKYIQDNANEGALNPCFGKRKLGGDGKKTSYWFDGNDILGYRLYKEVNEISKSAKARKNVFSHASCFCWETEATNLDEFQRVARELSSSKSSSLAAVGKTIETDAIPVVEKFHKKKERAIKKKMRQEMFVSANISRPIRFTRSCRNRKPVTYTFDEYDKMITDAVEDTDETDRDDEEGIEQQSDISKTEEGAPESDNGDVKEIEKSKEDSEEKIQFGAKNRMRQRLTRNSALC
- the LOC106410915 gene encoding uncharacterized protein LOC106410915: MAESPAQSCAELVPQQAESDLASLVFEMSQQVQMGMENMLKLVNEIDQNSVGIKEEIEKSKDYAMEKKRVLEEEKEQFQKAAYTILDMLSNRG